The genomic region GGTTTTTACCGGCGCCTATGCCAGTTCCTGGATCAATAAGAACATGCAGAAATGGCTGGACGAAAAGAATGCGGCTGATGCCCTGGCTCAATCGGTACCTGATAATGTTACCTCTGAAATGGGGCTGGAGCTTTTGGACGTAGCCGATGTTGTCAGAAGGTATCCGGCGGTAATTGCGTATTTTGAGCATGCCAGTGATGAGACGTTTTTTACGGAACTGGCTAAATTGGAAGGAGGGAAAGCCGTAAGTGATTCCATTCAGGCGTATCTAAAAAAATACGGTATGCGTTGTTCGGCAGAAATTGATATTACCAGGCCGCGCTGGAATGAGAAACCGACGATACTCATTCCCATGATTCTCAGCAATATTAAGGCTTTCGGACCTGGTGCCCACCATGTGAAATTTGAACAAGGACTTGAGGACGCAAGACAGAAGGAAGCGAATATTCTGGAGCGGTTGGATCAACTACCCGGTGGGAAAAGCAAAGCTAAAAAAACAAAGAAGATGATTAGTGTTCTGCGCAATTTCGCTGGGTACAGAGAATATAGCAAGTATTTGCTTGTCTGGTATCTCTGGATTATCAAGCAAGCTCTGCTGAAGGAAGCCGATAAACTCGTGCAAAAAGGAGTGATAAGAGATAGGGAAGACATATATTATCTAACCCTTGCAGAATTAAGGGAAACCGTTAGCACGAACCGAACGGATTACAGCATTATAACAAAGAGAAAAGAAGACTATGAAGTTTTTAAGAAGCTAACACCTCCCCGTGTCATTACCTCTGAGGGGGAGATCATATCCAGTGCATATGATGCCGATAACATTCCTCAAGGTGTGTTAGCTGGTGTGGCAGTTTCATCAGGCATTATTGAGGGGCGGGCACGGGTCATCTTTAAAATGGAGGATGCCAATATCGAAGAAGGGGATATTTTGGTGACTACCTTCACAGACCCCAGTTGGACACCGGTGTTTGTAGCTATTAAAGGGTTGGTGACGGAGGTCGGCGGAATGATGACCCATGGCGCCGTTGTTGCCAGGGAATACGGCCTTCCGGCAGTAGTAAGCGTAGAAAATGCAACTCAATTGATTAAAGATGGACAGCGCATTCGAGTAAATGGAACGGAAGGGTATGTAGAAATTCTAAACTGAGGGTCTCTTCAGTAGGGCAATAAACTAAAATACTGGCGTCTTGTGAAGCTAGTCGTACTTTTTTTGCTTTTTTGCTAAGGCATTTGCCGAAATTTTTAATTTCCAATATTGACAAGCAACCTTATGGCAGGTATATTATTAACAATTGAATATGCTGGGCAGGTGTGTTTTCAGGCTTAATGGGAGAAGAACGACAAAGCACCAGTGCGACCCTGCCGATGTGTGAGCAGTAATATTGAACTTATGTCCCTGCAATAAAAGCCGCAGGACTGTCTGGAAAACGACAAGTCAGAGTCCGGACAAATTCCTAGTGATTAATTGCCGACAAAGCTGCGAACGGTAAGCAAGAGCGTTGTGAGATAAATTTGTCCTTCCCGGCCTATTTTGGCCGGGATTTTTTGTTGGAATGTTTTCGCAGCCAAGTGAGTGCGTCTGTGATATTATATAATGGTTATGTATGAAGTTACGGTTGCCATGGCAAACTTAAAACGTATTTAAAATGGGACACAGCGATTTAGTTTTAATTAAGAAGGATTGAATGATGAATAATAAAATAGCAAAGATTATAAATGAAAGTATTGCCGAGGAATTAGAGCTAGAAGTTGGCGATAAATTAATTAGTATAAATGGAACTGAGATTAAGGATATAATCGACTATAAGTTTTTAATGGCCGACGATTATATAGAAGTTGAAATAGAAAAGACAAATGGGGAAATTTGGACTCTTGAAGTTGAAAAAGATTATCAAGAGGATTTGGGCATTGAGTTTGAAAGTGGAATTATGGACGAGGCTCGAAGCTGTCATAATAAGTGCCTTTTTTGTTTTATTGATCAGTTGCCCAAGGGAATGCGGAAAACACTATACTTTAAAGACGATGATTCAAGATTATCCTTTCTTCAAGGGAATTTTGTCACGTTAACTAATATGTCAGATAAAGATTTAGAAAGAATTATTCAATACAGAATTAGCCCTATCAATGTTTCCGTACATACAACTAATGCGGAACTTAGAAAAAAAATGCTGAATAACAGGTTTGCAGGAAACATTTATGATAGACTTGGGAAACTGGCAGATGCAGGAATTACCATGAATTGTCAGATCGTATTATGTCCTGGCTATAATAATGGGGAAGAATTAATTAAAACAGTAAATGATTTGTTTAAATTATACCCTTCCGTGGAAAACGTAGCTGCCGTACCGGTTGGGGTTACTAAGTTTAGGAAAAATATGAGAGAAATAACCTTGTATAATGCTGAAAGTGCTAAAGCAGAACTTGATAATGTTAGTACGTTTCAGCAAAAGGCTCTGCTGGAAGCTGAAACTCCTTTTATTCGATTGGCGGATGAGTTTTATGTACTTTCGGGAACTGAAATTCCGGCGACCGAATTTTATGGAGATTTTGACCAAATTGAAGATGGTATTGGAATGATCCGTTTTTTTAGAGATAGTATCACTAAAAATCTAAAAAAGCTTAACCAGAAAGGTAAAGGTTCATTCAGTTTCATTACAGGTGTTTCGGCCTATAATGAAATAGTATGGGCTGCAAAAGCGATTGAGCAAAGAAATGACAGAGTCAAAATTAATGTTCATAAAGTTGCAAATGATTTTTTTGGACAAACCATTACCGTGGCTGGACTATTGACTGGGCAGGATATTATGAAACAGATACAGCAGGATCAGGTTTTAGACTATATAATAATGCCGAAGAATATGTTTAAGAGTGACGAAAATATGATGTTAGATGATGTTACTGCTGTTGATTTGGAAAAATACTTTAATAAAAAGATTTTAATCTGTGATTTTACGGGGGAAGACCTGATTCAACTCATTAATGAGCACATGTAGCAAGCTTTTCTCGCTGGTACCCATATGACCGGAGCGGAAGATAATAAAGGTGCTGAAGGCTGCAGAAAATACTATCTGGAAACACCGCATAGGAATAGAAGGAAGAGAGGGCAGGACCTTTGAGGCTTCGTACTGCAAGCTTGTAATTGTGGATGCAATCCAAAACAGCGCATTATAGCTGCTGTCGGTCCGGGCGTATACAACATTCACTTGCCGAGAATTTCGGCGAACGATGAAATTCTTGCTGCTATCCAGTCAATGTTACCCAACTTGAACCGGAAAAGCTGAGGATCGGCTCGGATTGCGGACTGAAAACACGTGGAGAGGGAGAGGCTGTTTCAAACCTTAAAAATTTTGTCGAAGTTACGAGACAAGTTGGAACAGCTGAGATACAAATACTAAGTGATTGGCTGCCCGCTCATCAAGCGAGGGAGCAATGTTCAATTAGGATATTTTAACCTGTTTATAAGAATTAAGCTGTATGGTTAGGGGCATCATATAATCAATTCTTATTTATAGATTGGTGATGATTATGGGAGAGCGAAAAGTAGGAAAATTGGGTATGAAATTTGTCTTGATCTTAGGGGTTATAATTTGGGCTATTGCCGAAATCTGTTATTACCTACTGATTGACTGACTTGCTTACTTGTTCCCGGCTTTTAAATAAACTTCTAGCCGGGTATTGGCAGAAAATAGCAAGTGCTTTGTGTTTTAGAAATCATCCTGTGTAGGCGAGGCTACATAGGATGATTTTTTATATAGGAGTGAGAGTATGTAGTGAGAAACAAGGTGATAAGCGGGAGGGGAACTGTTGCAGTATTTTCAGTATATGATTTTTATCTGGTAGTTGTGTTCACAAAAAGTTGCCGGCTACATGACTGATATTTAAAAGAAAGGAATCGCATTGAAATGGAGGAATATAGCATCTTAGTGAAACTTAGGATAAGAATGAGAAGTAATATCCAATTTTAAACCAATCATGGAGGAAGCGTTATGACGGGATATGTTCAGGTCTATACTGGAAACGGCAAGGGAAAAACTACTGCAGCAATTGGGCTCTCTATCAGAGCGCTGGGCGCTGGACTTAAGGTCATGTTTTTGCAATTCATGAAATCCCTGGCCTATAGTGAACAAAAGATATTAACCGGCTTTGAGCCTAATCTCCACCTTAAAACAGTAGGAAAACCGTTTTTTATTGCCGTGGAAGGAATGCTGACAGAAGAAGAGCTGGCAAAGTGGCAGGATAAAGTTGTCGTGTTTCCGCCCGGTAAGCCTCCCGAGGAGTATCTGGCTTTGATTGCAACAGGCATGAGTGAAGCAAAGCAGGCAGTTCAAAGTGGTGAATATGACTTGGTAGTGTTGGATGAGATTAATTGTGCCCTTCATTTTGGATTAATTTCCTGGGAAGCGGTGCATGAACTTATTACTGCAAAGGCACCTAATACAGAACTTGTTTTGACCGGACGTGGTGCCAGTCAGGAGTTGATAGAATGCGCCGATCTGGTGACAGAGATGAAAGAAGTTAAGCATTATTATGCGACACAAGGATTGGAGGCACGTCTGGGTATTGAAAATTGATGCAGATTTTCACAGTTAATCATTGACAAAGAAAGGATAATGAGTTATTATAATCAACAGATAATAATTATTAATTAATAAAATAAATTTGTCCATGTGTTGACTTAAGCTCAAAGCTGAATGTTTTAAGTTTAACTACACATAATATATTCAACTGGATAGAGCATTAGCAGTGGTAACTACAGCAAGAACAGTAGAGATCGAAAGGATCTTTACAGGTTTTACATTTACATGATTTTAGGAGGATGATGATGATGAGTGATGAACAGAATGAAATGAGCCAGGGCGAGTGCAGCACAGCAGGCAAGGGCTTTGCTCGCACCCAAGATACGGCTATTGCCCCGGAAAGCTGCGGGTTGCCGGAAAGAGGTTTCGGTCTTACTAATGCCGGTAAGAAGGCATCAGATGCTAGCTGCGGTTGCGGGCCGACCGATTGCAGTACGGCAGGTATGGGATTTGCCCGTACCGATAAGACGAAAATTGCCCCGGAAGATTGTGCCAACCCGTCACGCGGTTTCGCAACGGTTGATACCGGTAAATAATCGGTAAGTTACCAATACATAAACTCATTCCTGTAAGCGGGATGGGTTTTTTGTTTTCTATTAAGAGGAAACAGGCTTTTCGGGATAGTTCATACAGTGACTATCTTTGAAAGCCTGTTTTTTGCCATCTAAAGATGGCTATTGCGTTGAGAGGGAAGTCTCAGCTCTTTTATCGGGCTCGTAAATAAATAATAAAATGGGCTGACCATGTGTAGTGGCATAGATATTGCACTTATATAAAAGTGTAGTTGAATCTGGCGCAAGAGTAAATGTTGTTTTTATTTCTCAGACGAAACAAGAAAAGGGAAACGTCTGGCTATATTGCGCTAATCCATAAAAAGGGAAGTGAGTTCATGGGTGAAAAAAAGAGTTTTTTCGCAGAAGAGTTGCACCGGTTTATGGTACAAGTTCTTGATAAGGCAGGAATAGCAGGGCAGGACAGTGAGATTGTGGCCGACAATCTTTTGAGGGCCGATTTATGGGGGATTGGGACTCATGGTATCAGC from Propionispora vibrioides harbors:
- a CDS encoding DUF512 domain-containing protein, yielding MMNNKIAKIINESIAEELELEVGDKLISINGTEIKDIIDYKFLMADDYIEVEIEKTNGEIWTLEVEKDYQEDLGIEFESGIMDEARSCHNKCLFCFIDQLPKGMRKTLYFKDDDSRLSFLQGNFVTLTNMSDKDLERIIQYRISPINVSVHTTNAELRKKMLNNRFAGNIYDRLGKLADAGITMNCQIVLCPGYNNGEELIKTVNDLFKLYPSVENVAAVPVGVTKFRKNMREITLYNAESAKAELDNVSTFQQKALLEAETPFIRLADEFYVLSGTEIPATEFYGDFDQIEDGIGMIRFFRDSITKNLKKLNQKGKGSFSFITGVSAYNEIVWAAKAIEQRNDRVKINVHKVANDFFGQTITVAGLLTGQDIMKQIQQDQVLDYIIMPKNMFKSDENMMLDDVTAVDLEKYFNKKILICDFTGEDLIQLINEHM
- a CDS encoding cob(I)yrinic acid a,c-diamide adenosyltransferase, which produces MTGYVQVYTGNGKGKTTAAIGLSIRALGAGLKVMFLQFMKSLAYSEQKILTGFEPNLHLKTVGKPFFIAVEGMLTEEELAKWQDKVVVFPPGKPPEEYLALIATGMSEAKQAVQSGEYDLVVLDEINCALHFGLISWEAVHELITAKAPNTELVLTGRGASQELIECADLVTEMKEVKHYYATQGLEARLGIEN